A region from the Paraurantiacibacter namhicola genome encodes:
- a CDS encoding flavin reductase family protein, whose amino-acid sequence MSDTKQTVDQIRAVFGDAMRHVTATVHAITAGRDGDRHGILATAVSSLSFDPPSLLVCINRSASLHQPLATAEIFAVNVLGLENKELAQLFVDARGEDRFSLGDWQDVAGAPVLQDAQSTFVCRTVDRHEFGTHTIFIGELVHAAHRRNSAPLTYYDREFIDPASADPAS is encoded by the coding sequence GTGAGCGATACGAAGCAGACCGTCGATCAGATCCGCGCCGTCTTCGGCGATGCGATGCGTCACGTCACCGCAACCGTCCATGCCATCACGGCGGGCCGGGACGGGGACCGGCACGGCATATTGGCCACGGCCGTCAGCTCGCTCAGCTTCGACCCGCCCTCACTGTTGGTCTGTATCAATCGCTCGGCCTCGCTCCACCAGCCGCTGGCAACGGCGGAGATCTTTGCCGTCAACGTGCTCGGGCTCGAGAACAAGGAGCTGGCGCAGCTGTTCGTTGATGCCCGCGGTGAAGACCGGTTTTCCCTAGGTGACTGGCAGGACGTTGCCGGCGCGCCCGTGCTGCAGGATGCGCAGTCGACCTTTGTCTGCCGGACAGTCGACCGCCATGAATTCGGTACCCACACGATCTTCATCGGAGAGCTGGTCCACGCCGCGCACCGCCGGAACAGCGCGCCGCTGACCTATTACGATCGTGAATTCATTGACCCTGCCAGCGCGGACCCAGCCTCCTAA